The following DNA comes from Lujinxingia sediminis.
AAAGGGCATATCTATCCTGATGGTGCTGCACATCGCCTGCGTGCAGCGGTCGCTGAGTTTCACGGGGTGAACGCCGATGAGGTCATCACCGGCAACGGCTCCAACGAGGTGCTCACCATTGCGGTGCGAACCTTTTGTACGGCGGATGATGAGGCGGTGGTCTCGGAGTACAGCTTTGCTGCCTACCCGATCATCTGTCAGGCGCAGGGGATGACGATTCGGCGAGCGTCGATGAAGGAGCCCTTGACCTTCGATCTGGAGGCGATGGCTGCTGCGATCACGCCGAAGACAAAGATTGTCTTTGTGGCCAACCCCAATAACCCCACCGGCACTTACGTACCCGCCGACGAGCTGCGCACCTTTCTGAAGGCGGTGCCGGAGGACGTCATCGTGGTCGTCGATGAGGCCTACCACGAGTATGTACAGGCGGATGACTATGCCAGTGCGGAGACGATGCGTGATCTTCGTGAGCGCCTGATCATCTGCCGCACCTTCAGCAAATGTTATGGGCTGGCCGGCATCCGAGCCGGCTACGGGATCGCACCTGCAAATTTGATCGACCGCATGAATCGGGTGCGCGAGCCCTTCAACGTGAACATACTCGCCCAGGATGCGGCGGCGGCGGCACTCAAAGATGTGAACTTTGTGGAACGCTCGGTGCGCATCAATGAAGAGGGGCGAGCGATCCTGGAGAAGGGGCTGGCGGAGATGAGCGAACTGGGAGTGAGCTGGATTCCAAGCCAGACGAACTTCCTGCTTGTGAAGACGCCGGTTGAAGGCGTGAGCGTCTACAACGCGCTACTTCGAAAAGGTGTGATTGTGCGTCCGATGGCGGGCTACGGGCTGGGTGACTACGTGCGTATCTCCATCGGAACACCCGACGAGGTGCGTCGCTGTTTGAAGTCGCTCGGTGAGGTGCTCCCTGCGCTTGTGAACGGGGAGGGAGCATGATCGTCGCGATTGATGGTCCGGCGGGTGCCGGAAAGTCGACTATCGCCCGGGCCCTGGCCGAGAAGTTGGGGTTTCAGCTCGTGGACACCGGCGCGATGTACCGCGCGGTGGCCTATGAGGCGGCCGCGGCCGGGGTAGACTTGCAGGATGCTGAGCAGGTTGCTGACATCGCCCGTGGGCTGCGTTTTGAGTTCAAGTTAGAGGGGGGGGAGAATGTTATTTACTGCAACACGCGCGCGCTGAATCAGGAGATTCGCAGCGCTGAGGTAAGTCGCAACGCCAGTGTGATCTCGGCGCATCCCGCAGTCCGGCGCGAGCTCGTCGATCAGCAGCGCCAGGTGGGGCGCGAGCGTTCCAGCGTTCTGGAAGGGCGCGACATCGGTACGGTGGTCTTCCCGGACGCTGAACTCAAGGTCTTCATCACCGCCTCGCCAGCGGTGCGCGCCAGACGGCGCGTCGAGCAGATGCGGGAAGGCGGCGATGAGGTCGACGAAGCTGAGGTGCTTCGCGACATTATAGAGCGCGATCGTCGCGACTCCGAGCGAGACGTTGCTCCGCTCAAAAAAGCCGAAGATGCCATCGGCATCGACTCGACCGATGTCAGCGTGGAGGAGATTGTCGCGGGGCTCTGTGAGCGCGTCGCCGCGCTCCGATAGTACCTTTTAAGGCGCACGGTCGAAGTCGGCCGGCGTCGGACCCCGGGGTTCAAAGATCGCGTCGGGGTAATTCGACATCAGAGGGGGGCGCCGGGCAGGCTCAAAGTAGCGGAGCTCGGCGCTCTCTCCGTCGATCGCCTCCAGGGTGCCGCCGAGCACCTCAACGGCGAAGACGATGACCACCGACTCGAGCTCGTCGCCGTTGGGATAGGTGACCCGAAACCCCTCACGGTCGCCCCCGTAGACTCCCAGAATATGCGTGGGTTGCACGTGAAGCCCGCACTCCTCATAGACCTCGCGTACAATCGCCTGCGCAGGGGACTCCCCCGGGTCGATGGTTCCTGCTGGCAACGACCACAGCCCATTATCGCTACGCCGTTGAAAGAGGACGCGTCCCTCGTCATCGCGCACCACTGCGGCGACCGCCGGCACAAAGAGCAGGTCATGGCCGACTTTTTGCCGCAGGCCACGCAAGAAGTCTGAGATGGGCATGCGTTTAGCCCTTTGCCGTCGCGACGCGAGCGTCAGGCTCAAGTGGCGTGATGAAGTCGCTGAGTTTGAGCAGGTGCGTGAGGTTATGCACGTCCTCGCCCAGAAGCGGAATCAAGCGCAGCGCCTCCTGTCCCACCTTTGTGGCCAGTGAGGCGATGGCCTCGCGGTCACGGATAGCGAGCTTGGCAAGCTGGAGGTAATGCGTCTCCAGGCGCTGGCGAAGCCCGCTGATATGCTCGGCGCTGGCCCCGTGGTCGGCTTCGCGTAGCAAGGTGTCGAGGTCGGCGTCCTCAATGGCCGCGATGTCTTCGGGGTGAAAGCGCGGGATGACGCGGTTGATGATGAAGAAGTCGGCGCGCTGTTCGAGCTGCCCCAGCTTCTCGTGAAAATAGACTGCTTCTTTGATGCGCCGGGGGTCGGCGCTGGTGATGATGAAGAAATGCGTCAGCGGGTCGCGCAGGATGAACTCGATGAGTTCGCCTCGCTGCTGCAGGGTTTCCTGCAGGTAGTGGAAGGTGTCGAAGAACTCCACAAGATCGTTGACGAAGCTCTCGCCCAGGACTTTCGAGATGAGGCCGAGCACGATGGAACCCGGGTTGAAGACCCGGCCCAGAAGCCCGCTTTTGCGGTTGGGTAAGAACCACTTGATGATCCGCTCATCGAAGAAGGTGCTGGCGCGCCCCGGTGTCTCCAGAAACTCCAGGGCGTTCTTGGTCGGCGGGGTATCGAGGATGACGAGATCGAAGTAGCCGCCGGTGTAGAGGTCGTGAAGCTTCTCCAGCGCCATGTACTCCTGCATCCCGTGCAGAGCCGAGGAGAGCAGGCGGAAGATGTTGTTCTCTTTAGCGCGCTTGAGCGCGCCTTTGTCCGGTGCGAGGCGGTCGACCAGGTCGTTAAAGGTCTTTTCGGAGTCGAGCATCATCGCCCAGAGTTCGCCGCCGTTATCCTTGTTTCCTGTGAGCTTAAGGGCCTCGGTCAGATCGATTTGCTGTGGATCATTGGTCAGGTCATCAAGCCCCAGACTGTTGGCCAGGCGGCGGGCCGGGTCGATGGTCATGACGATGGTCTTGCGTCCGGCCATCGCCGCACGCAATCCGACGGCAGCCGACGTGGTGGTTTTACCCACGCCGCCCGGGCCCACACAGACGATGAGGCGCCCGGAGTCGAGCAGGTGGCGCAGTGGTGCGGCGTTGGCGTCTGAGCGAGGGCTTGCTGTCACCGAGGAGCTCCTACAGGGCGCTAGATGGCCAGGGGATGATCGAGAGAGGAGGAGTCGCCGCCGAGCTGGCGGGCGACACGGGCGACGACGTCGTCACCGGAGGTTTCGTAAAAGATGGGCAGCTCAATGATCGGGGCGTCGACATGGCTGCGAAGTTCGCCCAGGTAGCGTTGATCGCGGTCGTGCCAGCCCAACGCCAGCGCGTTTCCTTCGACAAGGCGTGCCAGGGCATCGGATTCGTCGGTGGGCTCTTCGTCAAAGAGAAGGCTGCTTGTGCCCGGAGTGCTTGCGCGAACGCGAGCGAGTAGCGCGTCGAAGATCGGGCGGTCATCATCATGCAGGGGAGCGCGGTGAACCATGTTGGCGATGGCCAATGTGAGGGGGCGCCCGAGCACGCCCTTCAGGTTGCTCGCAAGCTCGATGGTCTCGTTGACCGGCATTTCTTCCGGCAGGCAGACCGCAGCGATCGCGGTTTGTTCCGGATCGTTGATGATGGCGGCCACCTGAGCGGTCATCTTCGCGATCGGTCCGATGCCGCGCATCATACCGTTCATCGTTGCCGGCACGTTGAGAAAGGTCACTGCGTGACCGCTGGCCGGAAGGTCGACAACGATGTGGTCATAGCGGGGATTACCCTGATCCTCGGCCTCATAAAAGACACGGATCTGGTCGAGGATGGTGACCTCGTTGACCGAGGGCGCAGCTTTAAAAAAGACGCGTGCCACGCGGTTGTTGATCACCGCCCGTGCCACACGCTCGCCAGGTACAAAGCGGGTCAGCGTGGCCACGAAGCAGTCTTCGGCCAGCAGGTTGGAGGCGTAGAGCGTCTCGGAGAGCTTCACCGGCTCGAGCCCCGTGCCTTCGTAGCCGTAAAGGTCTTCCATGGCCGAGAAGGTGTCGGTCTCCAGCACCAGGGTGCGCTTTCCGCGCGAGGCAAGAGCTTTGCCCAGGGCGGCGGTCACGGTGCTTTTGCCGACGCCACCTTTGCCGGTGACGAAGATCAAGCGCTTGTCGAGGAGGGGGTCCAGCATCGTCAGGGAAATCCTTGCACTGCAGGCCAAAAACAACAGGGACAACCTAGCGACATCGGCGCAGTGGGCAACGTCAAACATCGTTCGCACACCGGATCGCGGTGCGCGTGAGACCGGGTGGTCAGGTGCCACTGGTTGTAGAGAGGGGCCTGCCCGGTGTCAATGCGGCAGGTGCTGGCGATCTGTGCTCAAACGCAACGAGGCGGCCCCGGCTGGGGCCGCCTCGTTGGGACACGAAGCTCCGTGTGAACGGCGTGCAACGCCGGCGAGCCCTCTCGCGCTCGCCGGTGTGAGGAGCTTACTCCTCTTCGTCGCCGGTCAGATCGCCGAGCTTGCCCTTGAGCAGGTCGCCGAGCTGCGCGGTGGCGCCGCTCTCTTCGGCGTACTCCCGAAGGTGACCCGACTCCGAGCGACGCACGAAGTTCTTGATCGAGAGCGCGATCTTGCGCTCCTTCGGATCGACGCTGATGACCTCAACCTTGTGCTCTTCGCCAACTTTGACGACTTCGCTCGGGTTTTCGATGCGCTCGTCGGCCAGCTCCGAGATGTGGATGAGACCTTCGATGCCTTCTTCCACTTCCGCAAACGCACCGAAGTCGGTGAGCTTGGTGATGGTGGCGTCGACGATCTTGCCCGGCGGGTAGCGCTGGGGCAGGGTCTCCCACGGATCGCTCTCAAGCTGCTTGATGCCCAGGCTGAAGCGCTCGTTCTCGACGTCGATGTTGAGCACGACGGCTTCGACTTCCTGGTTGGCTTCGTAGATCTCGGAGGGGTGACGGATCTTCTGGGTCCAGCTGATGTCGCTGATGTGGACCAGACCGTCGATGCCCTCTTCGATGCCCACGAAGATACCGAAGTCGGTGATGTTGCGGATCTTGCCGAGGATGCGGGTACCGACCGGGTAGCGATCTTCGAGCAGGGTCCAGGGGTTGGGCTCGACCTGCTTGATGCCCAGGCTGACCTTCT
Coding sequences within:
- the hisC gene encoding histidinol-phosphate transaminase, translated to MKALVGEHIETLKPYVPGKPIEELERELGIEGSIKLASNENPLGPSPMATEAARALLSKGHIYPDGAAHRLRAAVAEFHGVNADEVITGNGSNEVLTIAVRTFCTADDEAVVSEYSFAAYPIICQAQGMTIRRASMKEPLTFDLEAMAAAITPKTKIVFVANPNNPTGTYVPADELRTFLKAVPEDVIVVVDEAYHEYVQADDYASAETMRDLRERLIICRTFSKCYGLAGIRAGYGIAPANLIDRMNRVREPFNVNILAQDAAAAALKDVNFVERSVRINEEGRAILEKGLAEMSELGVSWIPSQTNFLLVKTPVEGVSVYNALLRKGVIVRPMAGYGLGDYVRISIGTPDEVRRCLKSLGEVLPALVNGEGA
- the cmk gene encoding (d)CMP kinase is translated as MIVAIDGPAGAGKSTIARALAEKLGFQLVDTGAMYRAVAYEAAAAGVDLQDAEQVADIARGLRFEFKLEGGENVIYCNTRALNQEIRSAEVSRNASVISAHPAVRRELVDQQRQVGRERSSVLEGRDIGTVVFPDAELKVFITASPAVRARRRVEQMREGGDEVDEAEVLRDIIERDRRDSERDVAPLKKAEDAIGIDSTDVSVEEIVAGLCERVAALR
- a CDS encoding NUDIX domain-containing protein, which gives rise to MPISDFLRGLRQKVGHDLLFVPAVAAVVRDDEGRVLFQRRSDNGLWSLPAGTIDPGESPAQAIVREVYEECGLHVQPTHILGVYGGDREGFRVTYPNGDELESVVIVFAVEVLGGTLEAIDGESAELRYFEPARRPPLMSNYPDAIFEPRGPTPADFDRAP
- a CDS encoding ArsA family ATPase — its product is MTASPRSDANAAPLRHLLDSGRLIVCVGPGGVGKTTTSAAVGLRAAMAGRKTIVMTIDPARRLANSLGLDDLTNDPQQIDLTEALKLTGNKDNGGELWAMMLDSEKTFNDLVDRLAPDKGALKRAKENNIFRLLSSALHGMQEYMALEKLHDLYTGGYFDLVILDTPPTKNALEFLETPGRASTFFDERIIKWFLPNRKSGLLGRVFNPGSIVLGLISKVLGESFVNDLVEFFDTFHYLQETLQQRGELIEFILRDPLTHFFIITSADPRRIKEAVYFHEKLGQLEQRADFFIINRVIPRFHPEDIAAIEDADLDTLLREADHGASAEHISGLRQRLETHYLQLAKLAIRDREAIASLATKVGQEALRLIPLLGEDVHNLTHLLKLSDFITPLEPDARVATAKG
- a CDS encoding ArsA family ATPase; translation: MLDPLLDKRLIFVTGKGGVGKSTVTAALGKALASRGKRTLVLETDTFSAMEDLYGYEGTGLEPVKLSETLYASNLLAEDCFVATLTRFVPGERVARAVINNRVARVFFKAAPSVNEVTILDQIRVFYEAEDQGNPRYDHIVVDLPASGHAVTFLNVPATMNGMMRGIGPIAKMTAQVAAIINDPEQTAIAAVCLPEEMPVNETIELASNLKGVLGRPLTLAIANMVHRAPLHDDDRPIFDALLARVRASTPGTSSLLFDEEPTDESDALARLVEGNALALGWHDRDQRYLGELRSHVDAPIIELPIFYETSGDDVVARVARQLGGDSSSLDHPLAI